One Luoshenia tenuis genomic region harbors:
- the sigE gene encoding RNA polymerase sporulation sigma factor SigE: MQKWFTPDGGEVHYIGGSEALPSPLKPEQERELVSVLHEGDPQVRATLIEHNLRLVVYIAKKFENTGINIEDLISIGTIGLIKAVNTFDASKKIKLATYASRCIENEILMFLRRNGRVRMEVSLDEPLNADWDGNELLLSDVLGTEPDLVTRMLEEEVDRTLISEAINNLPPREKRIMKLRFGMENGKERTQKEVADLLGISQSYISRLEKKIIRHLQSEMAKLM; encoded by the coding sequence ATGCAAAAATGGTTTACACCCGATGGCGGGGAAGTGCACTACATCGGCGGGAGCGAGGCGCTGCCCTCGCCGCTCAAGCCCGAGCAGGAGCGCGAGCTGGTCAGCGTGCTGCACGAGGGGGACCCGCAGGTGCGGGCCACGCTGATCGAGCACAACCTGCGGCTGGTGGTGTACATCGCCAAAAAATTTGAGAACACCGGCATCAATATTGAGGACCTGATCTCCATTGGCACCATTGGCCTGATCAAGGCGGTGAACACCTTTGACGCCAGCAAAAAGATCAAGCTGGCCACCTATGCCTCGCGCTGCATTGAAAACGAGATTTTGATGTTTTTGCGGCGCAACGGCCGGGTGCGCATGGAGGTATCGCTGGATGAGCCGCTGAACGCCGACTGGGACGGCAACGAGCTGCTGCTCAGCGACGTTTTGGGCACCGAGCCGGACCTGGTGACCCGGATGCTGGAGGAGGAAGTGGACCGCACGCTGATCAGCGAGGCGATTAACAACCTGCCGCCCCGGGAAAAGCGGATCATGAAGCTGCGCTTTGGCATGGAAAACGGCAAGGAGCGCACCCAAAAGGAGGTGGCCGATCTTTTAGGCATCTCCCAATCCTACATCTCCCGGCTGGAGAAAAAGATCATCCGCCACCTGCAAAGCGAGATGGCCAAGCTGATGTAG
- a CDS encoding LPXTG cell wall anchor domain-containing protein, with translation MKFKVKRVLAVFLAAVLMNGSFSLTAFAGQATTSAIAESRTYDGTTKVKITDMYFASAAEVSDEDYERLSADAEGTLSSPNAGTYNVIAEIRNIVLKERHPEIEYPGYPIYDFYSAPEVMNNIASNVIIEKALPDLSVTVADPSGMGGSEISITVKIANDFGYPEGLPTADQIRIDAVNATLKEGESLKQNGNEYTAVFVLADDAKAQEAVFSANVTADAVNYSALEEDVSATVTIMHGADYSKVDEAIAKANALNKEDYIDFSKVEAAINAVVRGKYSTEQDEVDAMAQAIEEAILKLEKKTVAVPAEPTPSAQPSGNTEETTTTAVPKTGEDDHNAALWLSLALVLSAGVAGVSLLLKKKRA, from the coding sequence ATGAAGTTTAAAGTAAAACGTGTCCTAGCTGTTTTCTTGGCTGCGGTGTTGATGAACGGCTCTTTTTCGCTCACTGCTTTTGCTGGGCAGGCGACGACATCCGCCATAGCCGAGAGCCGAACCTATGATGGCACCACAAAGGTAAAAATAACGGATATGTATTTTGCTTCTGCAGCTGAAGTTTCTGATGAAGATTACGAAAGGCTTTCCGCAGACGCGGAGGGAACGCTTTCTTCTCCTAACGCTGGTACCTATAACGTAATAGCGGAGATCAGAAATATTGTCCTAAAGGAAAGGCATCCGGAAATCGAATATCCAGGTTATCCTATATATGATTTTTACTCTGCGCCGGAGGTTATGAACAATATTGCAAGCAATGTCATTATCGAAAAAGCACTGCCGGATTTATCCGTTACAGTAGCTGATCCATCGGGAATGGGAGGATCAGAAATCAGCATAACGGTTAAGATTGCCAATGACTTTGGATACCCTGAAGGGTTGCCAACGGCAGATCAGATTCGCATTGATGCGGTGAATGCCACTTTAAAAGAGGGGGAGAGCCTCAAACAAAATGGCAATGAGTATACAGCTGTGTTTGTTTTAGCAGACGATGCGAAGGCGCAGGAAGCAGTTTTCTCTGCAAATGTAACCGCTGATGCGGTGAACTATTCTGCGCTGGAAGAGGATGTTTCGGCAACGGTTACGATCATGCATGGCGCCGACTATTCTAAGGTGGATGAGGCGATCGCCAAAGCCAATGCCCTAAACAAAGAAGATTATATTGATTTTTCAAAAGTTGAGGCTGCTATAAACGCTGTAGTTCGCGGTAAATACAGCACAGAGCAGGATGAAGTTGACGCAATGGCGCAAGCCATAGAAGAGGCTATTTTGAAATTAGAGAAGAAGACGGTGGCTGTGCCGGCAGAGCCCACGCCTTCTGCGCAGCCTAGCGGCAATACAGAAGAAACGACCACGACGGCGGTACCGAAAACTGGGGAGGATGACCATAACGCTGCCTTGTGGCTGTCCCTGGCATTGGTTTTGTCGGCAGGCGTTGCGGGGGTTTCCCTTTTGCTGAAAAAGAAGAGAGCGTAA
- a CDS encoding pyrroline-5-carboxylate reductase family protein, whose translation MKSIGIIGLGSMGGMMLDRFIAGGTPAGNICAATHNPQKLAQFAARYPGLKTGSNLEAAKSDIVFICVEPGQFKDVLLEILPALSESSHIGNIASTVTIANVESLIPCKVTKLVPTITSKVGRGVTLVSYNDKITPQDKQDISGLFAAFGELQELPEGDLAYATELTSCGPGLYAYILGQIASAAQKYTDTVGEAEIRRWLMETFAGTIALAEATDMTFDEIVSGVATRGGITEEGVRAMADMNLNAVFDAMFRRTLEKRARNEEKTNSMYEAPKQ comes from the coding sequence ATGAAAAGCATTGGTATCATTGGTCTTGGCTCCATGGGCGGCATGATGCTGGACCGTTTCATCGCAGGCGGCACGCCCGCGGGCAACATCTGCGCCGCAACGCATAACCCCCAAAAGCTGGCGCAGTTTGCCGCCCGCTATCCCGGCCTTAAGACCGGCAGCAACCTGGAGGCCGCCAAAAGCGATATCGTCTTTATCTGCGTGGAACCCGGCCAGTTTAAAGACGTGCTGCTGGAGATCCTCCCCGCCCTTAGCGAGAGCAGCCACATCGGCAACATCGCCAGCACCGTGACCATCGCCAATGTGGAGAGCCTGATCCCCTGCAAGGTGACCAAGCTCGTGCCTACCATCACCAGCAAGGTGGGCCGCGGCGTCACCCTGGTCAGCTATAACGATAAGATCACCCCCCAGGACAAGCAGGATATAAGCGGGCTGTTTGCCGCCTTTGGCGAGCTGCAGGAGCTCCCCGAAGGGGACCTGGCCTACGCTACGGAGCTGACCAGCTGCGGCCCGGGGCTTTACGCCTACATCCTGGGGCAGATCGCCAGCGCCGCGCAAAAGTATACCGATACGGTGGGCGAGGCGGAGATCCGCCGCTGGCTGATGGAGACCTTTGCCGGCACCATCGCCCTGGCCGAGGCTACGGATATGACCTTTGATGAGATCGTAAGCGGCGTGGCCACCCGCGGCGGCATCACCGAGGAGGGCGTGCGCGCCATGGCCGATATGAACTTAAACGCCGTGTTTGACGCCATGTTCCGCCGCACGCTGGAAAAGCGCGCCCGCAACGAGGAAAAGACCAACAGCATGTATGAGGCGCCCAAGCAATAG
- a CDS encoding ROK family protein, producing the protein MGRSSNNAQVRLRNLQLIRDTLKTMAWGTKNTLAEQTGLSVATCGNLLSVMLEKGEVIELSADRPSGGRPARRFQYNADYYHTLCLACEAGGAGEKARAGYTICDALGQTVKAGEAQLESPVRDGIEGLIAQALEAFPDIRAIGVGLPGVVAQGRVLSCDLVELQGLDLGGDWEKRFGAAVELCNDMNCCAYGYHQSAALPAGDTNAYLIFPQGGAGFGPGCGIVVEGKVISGSTHLAGEVGCLPYPGGLKKMLSDLEDAAGKIAAASFVIAAIVAVVNPAVVTVSGAGVAQADLEAVRAACEAYIPEGHMPALVYRADNRADYLRGLLALTQQRLRYPEGEGQPV; encoded by the coding sequence ATGGGCCGCAGCAGCAATAACGCGCAGGTGCGCTTGCGCAACCTGCAACTGATACGCGATACGCTAAAGACCATGGCCTGGGGAACGAAAAATACGCTGGCCGAGCAGACGGGGTTGAGCGTGGCCACCTGCGGGAACCTGCTTAGCGTGATGCTGGAAAAGGGCGAGGTTATAGAACTATCCGCGGACAGGCCCAGCGGCGGGCGGCCGGCCAGGCGCTTTCAGTATAACGCGGACTACTACCACACCCTTTGCCTGGCCTGCGAAGCGGGCGGCGCAGGGGAAAAAGCAAGGGCCGGCTATACGATATGCGACGCGCTTGGGCAGACGGTCAAGGCCGGGGAGGCGCAGCTGGAAAGCCCGGTGCGCGATGGGATTGAGGGGCTGATCGCTCAGGCGCTGGAGGCCTTTCCGGACATCCGCGCCATAGGCGTTGGCCTGCCCGGCGTGGTGGCCCAGGGGCGGGTGCTCTCCTGTGACCTTGTGGAGCTGCAGGGCCTGGACCTTGGCGGGGATTGGGAGAAGCGCTTTGGCGCGGCTGTTGAGCTGTGCAACGATATGAACTGCTGCGCCTATGGCTACCACCAGAGCGCCGCGCTGCCCGCGGGGGACACCAACGCCTACCTGATATTCCCCCAGGGCGGGGCCGGGTTCGGGCCGGGCTGCGGCATCGTGGTAGAAGGCAAGGTGATCTCGGGCTCCACCCACCTGGCGGGGGAGGTGGGCTGCCTGCCCTATCCCGGCGGACTGAAGAAGATGCTGAGCGATTTAGAGGACGCGGCGGGCAAGATCGCGGCGGCGAGCTTTGTGATCGCCGCCATCGTGGCGGTGGTGAACCCCGCGGTGGTAACGGTCTCCGGCGCTGGAGTGGCCCAGGCGGACCTTGAGGCGGTGCGGGCGGCCTGCGAAGCTTACATTCCGGAGGGGCACATGCCCGCGCTGGTCTACCGGGCGGATAACCGGGCGGACTACCTGCGGGGATTGCTGGCGCTGACGCAGCAGCGGCTGCGCTACCCGGAGGGAGAAGGGCAGCCGGTTTAA
- a CDS encoding glycosyltransferase, translating into MRQIAIFTMGTRGDVQPYLELGRALTEAGMGVTLGTHPCWEGLVRAAGIGFAPIGPDIDIQQEAAAIRGRSKSPMTSMLKTMNFVFQIIKNASGDIYASCRDKDLIVVSHSQMGATEAEALGLPTVNVTLQTEMIAQPGRPRGPGGRAIDALIGRQMARPYNKIRKLYGLWWVSSMDEVMSPRLNLIPISRYVVQANPYWDGRNQIVGYWYHEDEGYQPPEALRAFLEAGEPPAILALGAMAFESRQEREKLDLFVRALQNAGMRAVIQGFNKSLEGYELPGTMLSCGAVPHSWLFRQGGCVIHHCGFGTSAAAMLYGAPSVPVPHVLDQFAFAQRLYELGVGVEPVRADALSEQRLTRALEQVKDQREALAGRAAALSRKMRAENGLEKAVALIQDVLENP; encoded by the coding sequence ATGCGGCAGATCGCAATTTTTACCATGGGCACGCGGGGAGATGTGCAGCCCTATCTGGAACTGGGCCGCGCGCTGACCGAGGCGGGCATGGGCGTTACGCTGGGCACGCACCCCTGTTGGGAGGGGCTGGTGCGGGCGGCTGGGATCGGGTTTGCCCCCATCGGGCCGGATATCGACATCCAGCAGGAGGCGGCCGCCATCCGGGGCAGGAGCAAGAGCCCCATGACCAGCATGCTCAAAACCATGAATTTCGTCTTTCAGATCATCAAAAATGCATCGGGGGATATTTACGCATCTTGCAGGGATAAAGACCTGATCGTGGTTTCTCACAGCCAGATGGGCGCCACCGAGGCCGAGGCGCTGGGGCTGCCCACGGTAAACGTGACGCTGCAGACCGAGATGATCGCCCAGCCCGGCAGGCCGCGAGGCCCGGGGGGCCGGGCGATAGACGCCCTGATCGGCCGGCAGATGGCCAGGCCCTACAATAAGATACGCAAGCTGTACGGGCTGTGGTGGGTAAGCTCTATGGACGAGGTGATGTCGCCCCGGCTGAACCTGATCCCCATCAGCCGCTACGTGGTTCAAGCCAACCCCTATTGGGACGGGCGCAACCAGATCGTAGGGTATTGGTACCATGAGGATGAGGGCTACCAGCCGCCCGAGGCGCTGCGCGCCTTTTTGGAGGCGGGCGAGCCGCCGGCCATACTGGCGCTGGGGGCCATGGCCTTTGAGAGCAGGCAGGAGCGGGAAAAGCTGGACCTTTTTGTGCGCGCCCTGCAAAATGCCGGCATGCGCGCGGTGATCCAGGGCTTTAACAAGAGCCTTGAAGGGTATGAGCTGCCCGGGACGATGCTATCCTGCGGGGCGGTGCCCCATAGCTGGCTGTTCCGGCAGGGCGGGTGCGTGATCCATCACTGCGGCTTTGGCACCAGCGCCGCGGCCATGCTGTACGGCGCGCCCAGCGTGCCGGTGCCGCACGTGCTGGATCAGTTTGCCTTTGCACAGCGCCTGTACGAGCTGGGCGTGGGGGTGGAGCCGGTCCGGGCGGATGCGCTGAGCGAGCAGCGCCTGACCCGTGCCCTGGAGCAGGTAAAGGATCAGCGGGAGGCGCTGGCCGGACGGGCCGCAGCGCTATCCCGGAAGATGCGGGCGGAAAACGGGCTGGAAAAGGCTGTGGCGCTGATACAGGATGTGTTGGAGAACCCATGA
- a CDS encoding amino acid adenylation domain-containing protein → MERMEIGTDIVTAFSRAARVNSGRAAIIEDGRTLSYAQLQARAQEFAGRIAARSQGRFVGIVMDHGADMIAAILGALMAGKGYVPIEPDFPPERIGYILGQAEADLVVTQCRYRGLFDGGPHTLFAGDMQAQAGALPQQIDPEAPAYVLYTSGTTGFPKGVTVAHRNLCHYVRAFQNEFHPGPGDVMLQNSVCTFDIFVEEVFPILLSGGALAIVDAGARGDFDKLLAFIKRHDVTMVSGFPYLMIRFNHLDKLPGKLRLLISGGDVLRYEYVKNLLGRVAVYNTYGPSETTVCATYFRCGPASALADGTFPVGRAVTGARVRVLDESLRPVPQGQVGEICIYGGGVSLGYLKNSAENAAHFARDPETGERLYRSGDLGRVLPDGELAFLERKDQQVMILGKRVEPMEVENVLNRCPGIEQAVVESALDEQGLSYLTAYLLTEGALRLKEVRAYLGRYLPAYMVPEFFVKMESFPKTSGGKVDRRALPVVLKEGAV, encoded by the coding sequence ATGGAAAGAATGGAGATTGGGACGGACATCGTAACGGCGTTTAGCAGGGCGGCCAGGGTCAACAGCGGGCGCGCAGCCATTATCGAGGATGGGCGGACGCTGAGCTATGCGCAGCTGCAGGCGCGGGCGCAGGAATTTGCCGGGCGGATCGCCGCCCGCTCCCAGGGGCGGTTCGTGGGCATCGTGATGGACCATGGGGCGGACATGATCGCCGCGATACTGGGCGCGCTGATGGCGGGCAAGGGCTATGTGCCCATCGAGCCGGATTTCCCGCCCGAGCGGATCGGCTACATCCTGGGGCAGGCGGAAGCGGACCTGGTGGTGACCCAGTGCCGTTACCGGGGGCTGTTTGACGGCGGCCCGCATACCCTGTTTGCAGGAGATATGCAGGCGCAAGCGGGCGCACTGCCCCAGCAGATCGACCCGGAGGCGCCGGCCTATGTGCTGTACACCTCCGGCACCACGGGCTTCCCCAAGGGGGTGACGGTGGCCCACCGCAACCTTTGCCATTACGTGCGGGCCTTCCAAAACGAGTTTCACCCCGGCCCGGGGGACGTAATGCTGCAAAACTCGGTATGCACGTTTGATATTTTTGTGGAGGAAGTGTTCCCCATCCTGCTCTCGGGCGGGGCGCTGGCCATTGTGGACGCGGGCGCGCGCGGGGACTTTGATAAGCTGCTGGCCTTTATTAAGCGCCATGACGTTACGATGGTCAGCGGCTTCCCCTACCTTATGATACGCTTTAACCACCTGGACAAGCTGCCCGGGAAGCTGCGGCTATTGATCAGCGGCGGGGACGTGCTGCGCTATGAATACGTGAAAAACCTGCTGGGGCGGGTAGCAGTGTACAATACCTACGGCCCCTCGGAGACCACGGTGTGCGCCACCTATTTTCGCTGCGGGCCGGCAAGCGCCCTGGCCGACGGCACGTTCCCCGTAGGGCGGGCGGTGACCGGCGCGCGGGTGCGCGTGCTGGACGAAAGCCTGCGCCCGGTGCCGCAGGGGCAGGTAGGGGAGATCTGCATTTACGGCGGGGGCGTGAGCCTGGGCTATCTGAAAAACAGCGCGGAAAACGCCGCGCACTTTGCCCGTGACCCGGAAACCGGGGAGCGGCTGTACCGCTCCGGCGACCTGGGGCGGGTGTTACCCGACGGGGAGCTGGCCTTTTTAGAGCGCAAGGACCAGCAGGTGATGATCCTGGGCAAGCGGGTAGAGCCTATGGAGGTGGAAAACGTACTGAACCGCTGCCCCGGGATCGAACAGGCGGTGGTGGAAAGCGCCCTGGACGAGCAGGGCCTAAGCTACCTGACGGCCTATCTGCTGACCGAGGGCGCGCTGCGCCTGAAAGAAGTGCGGGCCTACCTGGGCCGCTACCTGCCTGCGTACATGGTGCCGGAGTTTTTTGTGAAGATGGAGAGCTTCCCCAAGACCAGCGGCGGCAAGGTGGACCGCAGGGCCCTGCCGGTGGTGCTCAAAGAAGGGGCGGTGTAG
- a CDS encoding GNAT family N-acetyltransferase — MEPIARRGEYTLYRCGIEDLEVLVQARVEVLRAVFALPEQYDMEALAQANRAYYIRFLPAGGHEACMIFRDGEMAACGGVCLYEEMPLPDNPTGRCGYLMNIYTRQAHRRRGLGAWVVEYLTGRARAYGAGRVFLDSSQQGRALYAACGFVPMEDMMEQKGEGEG, encoded by the coding sequence ATGGAGCCAATCGCGCGCCGGGGAGAGTATACGCTGTACCGCTGCGGCATAGAGGACTTAGAGGTTTTGGTGCAGGCCCGCGTCGAGGTGCTGCGCGCGGTATTTGCGCTGCCGGAGCAATACGATATGGAGGCGCTGGCCCAGGCCAACCGGGCGTACTATATCCGCTTTTTGCCCGCAGGGGGGCACGAGGCCTGCATGATCTTCCGGGATGGGGAGATGGCGGCCTGCGGCGGGGTTTGCCTGTACGAGGAGATGCCCCTGCCGGATAACCCCACGGGGCGGTGCGGGTATTTGATGAACATTTATACAAGGCAAGCGCACCGCCGCAGGGGCCTGGGGGCCTGGGTGGTGGAATACCTGACCGGCCGGGCCAGGGCCTACGGGGCGGGCCGCGTCTTTTTAGACAGCTCGCAGCAGGGGCGGGCGCTGTACGCCGCCTGCGGATTTGTACCCATGGAAGATATGATGGAGCAAAAAGGGGAGGGAGAAGGATGA
- a CDS encoding S66 family peptidase, which produces MKPLIKPPRLRPGDRVAIVCPSSGIAGDAENRVRFDRALRRLENEFALRPVVMQNALKGSRYLWEHPEKRGEDINAAFADPEIKGVIAVTGGDDGIRVLPYVDIDLIGANPKIFTGLSDVTSAHYFCLKAGLGSFYGASLFSDFDGEGPMLPYTKQWIVRELFESGPVGEIPPATGWIGRAARGLDNAQVLRRLQPHRGYRLLQGQGRAQGRLLGGCLEVVYSLRGTPLFPAAEEFEDVILFLETSPLCPRAWVIEDFMRSLGAAGILERLSGLLLGRPLDGERSEEYDAAIVKVLGEYGRSDLPVLADMSFGHNAPRALIPFGALGQIDCDKRAFIIPEAVTEG; this is translated from the coding sequence ATGAAACCGCTGATAAAGCCCCCGCGGCTGCGGCCGGGGGATCGGGTGGCTATTGTCTGTCCATCCAGCGGCATTGCCGGGGATGCGGAGAACCGGGTGCGCTTTGACCGGGCGCTGCGCCGGTTGGAAAACGAGTTTGCCCTGCGTCCGGTGGTGATGCAGAACGCCTTGAAGGGCAGCCGCTACCTTTGGGAGCACCCGGAAAAGCGGGGCGAGGATATAAACGCCGCCTTTGCGGACCCGGAGATCAAAGGGGTGATCGCCGTCACCGGCGGGGATGACGGCATACGGGTACTGCCCTATGTGGATATTGACCTGATTGGCGCGAACCCCAAGATCTTTACCGGCTTAAGCGATGTGACCAGCGCCCATTACTTTTGCCTGAAGGCGGGGCTGGGCAGCTTTTACGGGGCCAGCCTGTTTTCGGACTTTGACGGCGAGGGCCCCATGCTGCCCTACACCAAGCAGTGGATCGTGCGCGAATTGTTTGAGAGTGGACCGGTAGGAGAGATTCCCCCGGCGACAGGCTGGATCGGCCGGGCGGCGCGGGGGCTGGATAACGCGCAGGTGCTGCGCAGGCTGCAGCCCCATAGGGGCTATAGGCTATTGCAGGGGCAGGGCCGCGCCCAGGGACGGCTTTTGGGCGGCTGCCTGGAGGTGGTCTACTCCCTGCGAGGCACGCCGCTGTTCCCGGCGGCGGAAGAATTTGAGGACGTGATCCTCTTCCTTGAGACCTCGCCGCTCTGCCCGCGGGCCTGGGTGATTGAGGACTTTATGCGCTCGCTGGGGGCGGCTGGGATATTGGAGCGGCTTAGCGGCCTGCTGCTGGGCCGGCCGCTGGACGGGGAGCGCAGCGAGGAATACGATGCGGCCATCGTAAAGGTGCTGGGCGAGTATGGCCGGAGCGACCTGCCGGTGCTGGCGGATATGAGCTTTGGGCATAACGCCCCGCGCGCGCTGATCCCCTTTGGCGCGCTGGGCCAGATCGACTGTGATAAGCGCGCCTTTATCATCCCCGAAGCGGTGACGGAAGGATAA
- a CDS encoding M15 family metallopeptidase: protein MKKFPRSFMLPLLLALCLALTACTDAAQPAASGTSAAQASPSASASASAQEATPAPVAEDVATLAQGASESMILVNADNPVGEGFQPPALKTLKSLITQPVKLDDDSIQADPCVADAMNAMLAAAKADGEATMRIQNGYRSYSRQKEIFDSTVNYHKTQEKKTEQEAMTITKSKVAVPGYSEHHTGLCFDFGSVEADGIPFGQTAHAAWLKNNVYKYGFIIRYPEDKQSITGTIPEPWHVRYVGLPHSEIMQKQGLCLEEYWQALQSGPITETVDSGTYQVYYAPEGGSLTLPQGERTIASDGRGGVVVAVKVS, encoded by the coding sequence ATGAAAAAGTTCCCACGTTCTTTTATGCTTCCGTTGCTCCTTGCTCTGTGCCTGGCGCTGACCGCCTGCACGGATGCGGCCCAGCCCGCCGCCAGCGGTACGTCCGCCGCGCAGGCTTCCCCGTCCGCTTCCGCCTCCGCCTCCGCGCAGGAGGCTACCCCCGCCCCCGTCGCAGAGGATGTGGCCACCCTGGCCCAGGGCGCCAGCGAGAGCATGATCTTAGTCAATGCCGATAACCCCGTGGGCGAAGGCTTTCAGCCCCCGGCGCTCAAAACCCTCAAGTCCCTGATCACCCAGCCCGTCAAGCTGGATGACGATTCCATCCAGGCCGACCCCTGCGTGGCCGATGCCATGAACGCCATGCTGGCCGCCGCCAAGGCGGACGGAGAGGCCACCATGCGCATCCAAAACGGCTACCGCAGCTATAGCCGGCAAAAGGAGATCTTCGACAGCACCGTCAATTACCATAAAACGCAGGAGAAAAAGACCGAGCAGGAGGCCATGACCATCACCAAAAGCAAGGTGGCCGTGCCGGGCTATAGCGAGCACCACACCGGGCTGTGCTTTGATTTTGGCTCCGTCGAGGCCGATGGCATCCCCTTTGGGCAGACCGCCCACGCCGCGTGGCTGAAGAACAACGTCTACAAATACGGCTTTATCATCCGCTACCCCGAGGATAAGCAGTCCATCACCGGCACCATCCCCGAGCCTTGGCATGTGCGCTATGTGGGCCTGCCCCATTCGGAGATCATGCAAAAGCAGGGCCTGTGCCTGGAGGAGTATTGGCAGGCCCTGCAAAGCGGCCCCATTACCGAGACCGTGGATAGCGGCACCTATCAGGTCTATTACGCCCCGGAGGGCGGCAGCCTTACCCTGCCCCAGGGCGAGCGCACCATCGCCTCGGATGGGCGCGGCGGCGTGGTCGTCGCCGTTAAGGTATCCTGA